Proteins encoded together in one Maridesulfovibrio bastinii DSM 16055 window:
- a CDS encoding transposase, which yields RKETVERSFADAKELHGHRYARMRGLSKAQEQSLLCAACQNMKKIALILSARRIFSDIFKTIAFKESSVHCFASNLGFDRPNLNFSN from the coding sequence CGAAAAGAAACCGTTGAGCGTAGTTTTGCTGATGCAAAAGAGCTTCACGGACATCGCTATGCCAGAATGCGCGGCCTCTCGAAGGCTCAAGAACAAAGTCTCCTCTGCGCAGCCTGCCAAAACATGAAGAAAATAGCGCTTATCCTAAGCGCTAGACGCATATTTTCTGATATTTTTAAAACTATTGCCTTCAAAGAGAGTTCCGTTCACTGTTTTGCTTCGAACTTGGGATTTGATCGACCAAATTTAAATTTTTCAAACTAA